A region from the Desmospora profundinema genome encodes:
- a CDS encoding HPr family phosphocarrier protein, with translation MKQGKMFITLPEHFLTGCFNQVLNLVAVNSRYESTILFQKNNEICDGKSLSGLTSFFSTVKSGEHIWLYTDGTDADKALKSIKKVLSGVTPIARTQIG, from the coding sequence ATGAAACAAGGGAAAATGTTCATTACTCTCCCGGAACACTTTTTGACAGGATGTTTTAATCAGGTGCTCAATCTGGTAGCCGTTAATTCCCGTTATGAAAGCACCATTCTCTTTCAGAAGAATAACGAAATTTGTGATGGGAAAAGCCTGTCGGGCTTAACGTCGTTTTTTTCAACAGTAAAATCGGGTGAGCATATATGGCTCTATACGGATGGGACAGATGCAGATAAAGCATTAAAATCCATTAAAAAGGTGCTGTCCGGTGTGACCCCTATTGCTCGGACTCAGATCGGGTAG
- a CDS encoding MBL fold metallo-hydrolase RNA specificity domain-containing protein has translation MLRLTKPQYFIPIHGEYRMLVTHAKLAEETGVKPENIFVLDNGEKVHLTRRRGMKKGWVPTDLMVVDESVIEEKWIVPNGGRKWFNVSIGSCRKKSSVILLYSMRFLMFNLLKKGGRLWINPT, from the coding sequence TTCGCCTGACCAAACCGCAGTATTTCATCCCCATCCACGGCGAATATCGGATGCTCGTCACCCATGCGAAGTTGGCCGAAGAAACGGGAGTGAAGCCGGAAAACATCTTTGTTTTGGATAATGGAGAAAAGGTTCATTTAACCCGTAGAAGAGGAATGAAGAAGGGATGGGTCCCCACTGATTTAATGGTGGTGGATGAAAGCGTGATCGAGGAGAAGTGGATCGTGCCCAATGGAGGGCGGAAATGGTTCAACGTCTCAATCGGTTCCTGTCGAAAAAAATCCAGCGTAATCCTTTTATATTCCATGCGGTTTCTTATGTTTAATCTACTTAAGAAAGGAGGCCGTCTTTGGATAAACCCTACTTAA